The following proteins are co-located in the Cryptococcus neoformans var. grubii H99 chromosome 1, complete sequence genome:
- a CDS encoding STE/STE20/YSK protein kinase, with product MPASEGRYLAALPAEHKDAAPESLYQKLEIVGKGAYGAVYRGKHIATGHIVALKIINLDTEDDDVADIQKEISLLQQLMLGGSNSGGPPPNVIKYYGSLMQGPRVWIIMEYAEGGSIRTLSRAQPLKELHICLVIREVLLALAFLHKNGVIHRDIKAANILLTTQPHRILLCDFGVAALLQSSTSKRSTFVGTPYWMAPEVVTEGRMYDAKADIWSLGITLLEMAYGEPPMSGQPAARAVMLLGDKRMRAPRLEGDHWSKEMRDFVVGCLNEEPADRLSAEELSKSKWIKQQSKTPLTAMNDLIARYQAWKESGGQRQSLAAGVGASVDDDDDDLDGHSADGDWAFDTVRSRASILLDKQQSGDTAPSHLSPHTARPAPAPQSLRRLFHDESSTDPDPFQSFAHQQPPTPQTTEDSNTIKQTGRFPSPDQEDPPPLVDTDSHPPTPRKNEMDGQTIRQARLGRDGQSPTPLMITTDYSPSSNTLSATSTATYYPIETPQEPTPIARTDAGVPSPRRLRNKMSLDNLSLTPTSKTQLAAEERSKSNGGMRRPSASDARDGLRGFQFPLMTKSGPGPPATTTISTSTSTSTPTSTQPPTAGRLFPPPLNRNHSAAPAYPLADPTTTNTTTSPTGTSSPGFGGLAFGPRPPMMRQASVAVMEGRAASQSQSQAQAHALALTLAQTQAQQQQQQQQQGSTSPPTPKNAVALGVPSSVGLGRPGVSATAATTSGSAGESAGGGGQAMMIRSRSGSKAEDGHPVGLRDLLKLSPAVPDMPDLLPPSPSVANTPHKFFPSPSPLAQTTHAHAEPPLASATATATSSFPTLASTPMSAAASQRSLVSAGTTPASAPPGLAIQPAALAPVNATLGPPIRPLDLSMLESDDVFDELGRMVDDMQSWLGCVESGLEDLLAAEVDSQNA from the exons ATGCCCGCCTCGGAAGGGCGCTACCTCGCCGCACTCCCCGCAGAGCACAAAGACGCCGCCCCCGAGTCGCTTTACCAG AAACTCGAAATCGTAGGGAAGGGCGCGTACGGCGCAGTGTACAGAGGAAAACACATCGCTACAGGCCACATCGTCGCACTCAAAATCATCAACCTCGACACCGAAGACGACGATGTCGCCGATATACAAAAGGAaatctccctcctccagcaGCTCATGCTCGGAGGCTCAAACTCGGGCGGCCCGCCCCCCAACGTGATCAAGTACTATGGCAGTCTCATGCAGGGCCCGCGCGTCTGGATCATCATGGAGTACGCGGAAGGTGGAAGTATACGAACTCTG TCTCGAGCACAACCATTAAAAGAATTGCACATCTGCCTCGTCATCCGTGAAGTCTTGTTGGCCCTCGCGTTTCTTCACAAAAACGGGGTCATTCATCGCGATATCAAAG CCGccaacatcctcctcaccaCCCAGCCTCATCGCATTCTACTTTGCGACTTTGGCGTCGCCGCACTCCTTCaatcctccacctccaaacGGTCCACTTTTGTCGGCACACCTTACTGGATGGCCCCCGAGGTCGTGACCGAAGGCCGCATGTACGATGCCAAGGCCGATATCTGGTCGCTTGGAATCACCTTGCTTGAAATGGCTTACGGTGAGCCGCCCATGTCGGGCCAACCTGCCGCACGGGCCGTCATGCTCCTAGGTGATAAACGCATGCGCGCACCCAGACTCGAAGGCGATCACTGGAGCAAAGAGATGCGCGATTTTGTCGTCGGGTGCTTGAATGAAGAACCCGCGGACCGTCTCTCGGCAGAAGAACTGAGCAAATCGAAATGGATCAAGCAGCAGAGTAAGACTCCCCTCACCGCCATGAACGATTTGATTGCGAGGTACCAGGCGTGGAAAGAGTCGGGTGGGCAGAGGCAGAGTTTGGCAGCCGGTGTAGGTGCTAGTgtcgatgacgatgatgatgatctcGATGGGCATTCGGCTGATGGAGACTGGGCATTCGAC ACTGTGCGGTCAAGGGCAAGCATCTTGCTTGACAAGCAACAGTCAGGAGACACTG CCCCTTCACATCTGTCACCACATACAGCCCGTCCTGCGCCTGCGCCTCAATCACTCCGTCGTCTTTTCCACGATGAATCTTCCACGGACCCTGACCCTTTCCAATCTTTTGCCCACCAACAACCTCCAACTCCCCAGACGACAGAGGATAGTAACACCATCAAGCAAACCGGTCGTTTCCCCAGCCCAGACCAGGAAGATCCGCCGCCTCTTGTCGATACCGATTCGCACCCGCCCACACCCAGGAAAAACGAAATGGATGGACAAACTATCCGTCAAGCCAGGCTAGGCCGAGATGGACAATCACCCACACCGCTCATGATCACCACCGACTactcgccttcttccaataCCCTATCCGCTACGTCCACCGCCACTTACTATCCCATCGAAACCCCACAAGAACCTACCCCTATCGCTCGCACCGACGCCGGCGTCCCTTCACCGCGTCGCCTTCGAAACAAAATGAGCCTTGATAATCTCTCTCTAACCCCTACAAGCAAAACCCAACTGGCAGCAGAAGAACGGTCCAAGAGTAATGGAGGCATGCGTCGACCAAGCGCAAGTGATGCCCGTGATGGTCTCCGTGGTTTTCAATTCCCACTCATGACCAAATCAGGCCCTGGCCCCCCTGCCACTACCACCATATCTACATCCACATCTACATCCACACCTACATCTACACAACCGCCCACAGCAGGCAGACTTTTCCCACCCCCACTCAACCGAAATCACTCCGCCGCACCCGCTTACCCCCTCGCCGatcccaccaccaccaacacaACTACCTCACCCACAGgcacctcttcccccgGCTTCGGCGGTCTGGCTTTCGGTCCCCGACCACCCATGATGCGCCAAGCATCCGTCGCCGTCATGGAAGGTCGCGCCGCCAGtcaatcccaatcccaagcccaagcccATGCATTAGCTCTAACGCTCGCACAGACGCAagctcagcagcagcagcagcagcaacaacaaggatCGACCAGCCCGCCCACACCGAAGAATGCGGTGGCGTTGGGTGTGCCTAGTTCAGTCGGTTTAGGGAGACCGGGTGTATCAGCAACAGCGGCAACAACCAGTGGGTCAGCCGGTGAATcggctggaggaggaggtcaggcgatgatgatacggAGTAGAAGTGGGAGTAAAGCGGAAGATGGACATCCCGTTGGTCTAAGGGATCTGTTGAAA CTATCACCCGCCGTACCCGATATGCCAgacctcctccctccctctccatccgTTGCCAACACTCCACATAAATTCTTCCCGTCGCCTTCGCCTTTGGCGCAAACGACTCACGCACATGCCGAACCGCCTTTGGCATCGGCGACAGCAACGGCAACATCCTCATTCCCAACCCTCGCATCGACCCCTATGAGCGCAGCTGCGTCGCAGAGGTCTTTGGTTTCAGCTGGTACAACACCCGCTTCGGCGCCGCCTGGCCTTGCTATCCAACCCGCCGCACTTGCGCCAGTTAATGCCACATTGGGTCCACCCATCCGACCTCTCGATCTGAGCATGTTGGAGTCGGATGACGTCTTTGACGAGTTGGGGAGAATGGTGGATGATATGCAGAGCTGGCTCGGTTGTGTCGAGAGCGGTTTGGAAGACTTATTGGCCGCTGAGGTAGACTCCCAGAATGCTTAA
- a CDS encoding glyoxal oxidase, which yields MYSAILLSLLPLLAAAHRGPSRNLPNRAFSQQQARDGVTPGGYQIIGDSGVSAQMLFLGTETTAFILDKAENNSLQVTNDDGLTHPAWGTSYDLTNNKATPMQVSSNTFCAAGLSMATGEWAVFGGNQPVTYGGVATKDNPNVPNDFMDTDGGAAIRLLTPCDDGSCKWQEGGDELTMTSKRWYPTVEILGDGSLIVLGGDGNGGYVSTFAQNNPTYEFYPKTDNQSHYMDFLNYTVPVNLFPLTWLMPGGKLFMQAAYKTILYDLDAQQETPLPDMPYAVRVYPASAATALLPLTPANSYSATVLFCGGSAANFNLSSDGGAQFNVTAVPADNTCVRISPEDEKPTYEDDDYMLEGRSMGQFIYMPDGKMWMGNGVAMGTAGYGDEGYSIGQSYGQQPLYQPAIYDPSAPAGSRWSREGLGMTTQERMYHSSAILLADSSILVSGSNPNKDVTFEKWPTSYSVEQWYPLWYNEPRPEPSSSWPSSLSYGGEYFNVSYTPSNSSSNSDNTKVVVIRTGFSTHAMNMGQRYLELNSTYTKDEASGEVTLHVSQMPPNANIFQPGPAMIFLVVDGIPSQGKIIMVGSGKIETQSISEVATLPATSVIPAQTNSSSSDNAAGTSTASSGSSQGTSASQNVDSGATAGLRASLATVLGPAAVGLALLL from the exons ATGTACTCTGccatcctcctttctcttcttccactcctgGCAGCCGCCCACCGGGGTCCATCCCGCAATTTGCCCAACCGCGCGTTTTCTCAACAGCAAGCTCGAGATGGTGTCACTCCTGGTGGTTACCAAATCATTGGGGACTCTGGTGTTTCCGCACAGATGCTCTTTTTAG GAACTGAAACGACTGCATTCATTCTCGACA AGGCCGAGAATAACTCTCTCCAAGTAACCAATGACGATGGTCTCACTCATCCAGCATGGGGCACAAGCTACGACCTCACAAATAACAAAGCCACCCCCATGCAAGTATCCTCCAACACTTTCTGTGCTGCTGGTCTCTCCATGGCGACCGGCGAATGGGCTGTCTTTGGTGGTAACCAGCCTGTCACTTATGGAGGCGTCGCCACCAAGGACAATCCCAACGTACCTAACGATTTTATGGATACTGATGGTGGCGCTGCCATCCGTCTTTTGACCCCGTGCGACGATGGAAGTTGCAAGTGGCAGGAGGGCGGTGACGAATTGACCATGACTTCCAAGAGGTGGTATCCCACTGTAGAGATCCTTGGCGATGGTTCCTTGATAGTTCTtggtggagatggcaaCGGCGG GTATGTTTCAACTTTTGCTCAGAACAACCCTACCTATGAATTCTACCCCAAAACCGACAATCAGTCCCACTACATGGATTTTCTTAACTACACAGTTCCTGTGaatctcttccctttgacGTGGCTCATGCCCGGAG GCAAGCTCTTCATGCAAGCTGCTTACAAGACTATCCTCTATGATTTGGATGCCCAACAAGAgactcctcttcctgaCATGCCCTATGCGGTCCGTGTCTACCCAGCATCTGCCGCCaccgctcttcttcctttgacACCTGCCAACAGCTATTCTGCTACTGTCCTCTTCTGCGGTGGTAGCGCTGCCAATTTCAACCTTTCTTCTGACGGTGGCGCGCAGTTCAACGTGACTGCAGTGCCTGCAGACAACACCTGTGTTAGAATCAGTCCCGAGGACGAAAAGCCCACatatgaggatgatgattacATGcttgaaggaaggagcATGGGGCAGTTCATCTATATGCCTGACGGTAAAATGTGGATGGGTAATGG CGTTGCAATGGGAACCGCGGGATATGGTGACGAAGGTTATTCCATTGGACAAAGTTATGGACAGCAACCTCTCTATCAGCCCGCAATTTACGA CCCCAGCGCCCCTGCTGGCAGCCGATGGTCTCGCGAAGGTCTCGGCATGACCACTCAAGAACGCATGTACCATTCGTCCGCTATCCTTCTTGCAGACTCATCCATCCTCGTCTCTGGCTCCAACCCTAACAAGGACGTCACCTTTGAGAAGTGGCCCACATCCTATAGCGTCGAGCAATGGTACCCTCTCTGGTACAATGAGCCGCGCCCTGAGCCTTCTAGTTCTTGGCCCTCTTCGTTGAGCTACGGTGGAGAATACTTCAATGTGTCTTACACTCCTTCcaactcatcctccaaCTCTGACAACACCAAGGTTGTCGTCATCCGTACTGGATTCTCAACTCACGCGATGAACATGGGTCAGAGGTACCTCGAATTGAACTCCACCTACACCAAGGATGAGGCTTCAGGAGAAGTTACCTTGCATGTCAGTCAGATGCCTCCCAACGccaacatcttccaacCTGGGCCAGCTATGATTTTCTTAGTGGTTGACGGGATTCCTTCGCAAGGCAAG ATAATCATGGTTGGCTCTGGGAAGATTGAGACTCAATCCATTTCCGAAGTGGCCACACTCCCAGCGACATCTGTTATCCCTGCCCAAACAAATTCTAGCTCATCAGATAATGCTGCGGGCACTTCGACGGCTTCTTCCGGTTCGTCTCAAGGGACATCTGCATCGCAAAATGTCGATTCTGGCGCGACAGCTGGTCTGCGCGCAAGCCTCGCGACCGTTCTTGGTCCTGCGGCTGTAGGACTGGCTTTGCTTTTGTAA
- a CDS encoding RING zinc finger protein, with protein sequence MQAASPAAGPRATPPLALSIPHTLCQVPSPGSPLGPAPAAPAAYAQPPDAFTPSSASSPGRRSFYDDLQHYNPVPPFVDHTEDEMLREDYNRLRARRTSSNLSSSPAANSSPSSLSMQRRSLGDSGHRLPSDFVPSPVPPHLNPVPPYLDYIEDEMLRDDHVRVRSSARGSSIGAVPSEHVPPAFPMNNIVPSHASSPSSPSSASIISPSSRHHQLAVSEEPNDRWSHERLTDRRRAMLASQRNDNRPSPWAQAWGRTPDEPFNAETNDRYWDAEYPTEYNERPSQRSSSSSLRPNPVAVHMGGRDRQALNRDINETVGRRLGSLRPIQMANPSFPLETNTNTLRRHDVPRGPQEGRVAAPPSAEVNLWGELERDNRSSSSSSSSSSESALPAADGDSGATTPTQESVFRAYGNSNSNHGEDEDEDGDFDGNDDEEDYDDEDEDGDSEMLNPDIMREVYNLLTARPVPPIAMFSGPGMAEPIELIHAHAHASSFGRVFRQRPRRQSLEELRLSPQMDDNTVQKTLMSAVKGLKYLSDGKKRRMAMGMLENIIWAEFGEREGMVRDEYCSVCHDEYEDTTVISVTPCKHMYHKDCLSTWLNTPKISSCPMCRRDLALLAALTNMVPSKTVDEAVPYWYKV encoded by the exons ATGCAGGCAGCATCGCCGGCCGCCGGGCCTCGCGCCACCCCGCCCCTCGCCCTGTCAATCCCGCACACTCTCTGCCAGGTCCCGTCCCCAGGCTCGCCCCTTGGCCCTGCACCCGCCGCTCCCGCCGCATACGCCCAGCCCCCGGATGCATTCACGCCCAGCAGCGCATCGTCCCCCGGTCGACGAAGCTTCTACGACGATCTCCAGCATTACAATCCAGTCCCTCCCTTTGTCGATCACACCGAAGACGAGATGCTCAGGGAAGACTATAACCGGCTCCGGGCTCGGCgcacctcttccaacctGTCCTCCTCGCCCGCAGCCAACAGCAGCCCgtcatctctctccatGCAGAGACGATCACTGGGCGACAGCGGCCACAGATTGCCGTCCGACTTTGTTCCTAGCCCCGTTCCACCGCACCTGAACCCTGTCCCGCCGTATCTCGATTACATTGAAGACGAAATGCTGAGAGATGACCATGTACGTGTTCGGTCGAGTGCCAGAGGCAGCTCGATTGGTGCTGTCCCTTCAGAACATGTCCCTCCCGCTTTCCCAATGAATAATATAGTCCCCTCCCACGcatcttcaccatcttcgCCTTCGTCAGCAAGTATaatctctccatcttcacgCCATCATCAGCTTGCCGTCTCTGAAGAGCCCAACGATCGCTGGTCTCATGAGCGCCTGACCGACCGGCGCAGAGCCATGCTTGCATCTCAGAGGAACGATAATCGACCTAGTCCTTGGGCCCAAGCGTGGGGCAGAACTCCCGATGAACCTTTTAATGCAGAGACAAACGACAGGTACTGGGATGCAGAGTATCCTACCGAGTATAATGAAAGACCTTCGCAAcgctcatcttcgtcttccctCCGTCCGAATCCGGTGGCGGTCCACATGGGGGGCCGTGATCGCCAGGCGCTGAATCGCGATATCAACGAGACCGTCGGTAGACGACTCGGATCTCTTCGTCCTATACAAATGGCAAACCCCTCGTTCCCCCTTGAAACCAACACTAACACGTTGAGACGCCACGACGTGCCTCGGGGACCGCAAGAGGGACGAGTAGCAGCTCCCCCTTCAGCCGAGGTCAACTTGTGGGGCGAACTCGAGCGAGACAAccggtcttcttcttcatcctcctcttcttcctcggaaAGTGCACTTCCGGCTGCCGATGGCGATTCAGGCGCAACCACTCCTACCCAAGAATCCGTCTTTCGGGCCTAtggcaacagcaacagcaaccatggcgaagacgaagacgaagatggcGACTTTGACGGaaacgacgacgaggaggattatgacgatgaagacgaagacggTGACAGCGAGATGCTCAACCCGGATATCATGCGAGAAGTATACAACCTTCTTACCGCTCGACCTGTCCCGCCGATTGCCATGTTTTCTGGTCCCGGTATGGCCGAACCCATCGAGCTAATTCACGCGCACGCGCATGCATCCTCATTTGGACGAGTCTTTAGACAACGACCGCGGCGACAGTCATTGGAAGAGTTGCGTCTTTCTCCTCAGATGGACGATAACACTGTACAGAAAACGTTAATGTCTGCAGTAAAAGGTCTCAAGTATTTAAGTGatgggaaaaagaggaggatggcgatgggTATGTTGGAGAATATTATCTGGGCAGAGTTtggggaaagggaggggATGGTGAGGGATGAATACTGTTCAGTGTGTCATGATGAG TACGAGGACACCACAGTAATTTCCGTTACCCCTTGTAAACACATGTATCACAAAGACTGTCTCAGC ACATGGTTAAATACCCCCAAgatttcttcttgcccCATGTGCAGACGCGATCTAGCTCTTCTTGCAGCTCTTACCAACATGGTCCCCAGCAAGACTGTAGATGAAGCTGTCCCGTACTGGTACAAGGTCTGA
- a CDS encoding serine/threonine-protein phosphatase PP-X isozyme 1: MSLSSDLDKQIEQLKRCETIPESAVKELCTKAKEILMEEGNVQYVDSPVTICGDIHGQFFDLMELFKIAGFCPETNYIFMGDFVDRGFYSVETFLLLLLLKVRYPDRITLIRGNHESRQITQVYGFYDECQRKYGSSNVWRYCCDVFDYLSLGCVVDGRVFCVHGGLSPAVHRLDQIRVIDRRQEVPHEGPMCDLLWSDPDEEIQGWGMSPRGAGFLFGRDVVEQFNHANDIELVARAHQLVMEGYKLMFDRRIVTVWSAPNYCYRCGNTASVLELDENLRQEYKTFDAAPPDARSIPQKRPMTHEYFL, from the exons CATCAGATCTGGACAA GCAAATCGAGCAGTTAAAACGATGCGAAACTATACCAGAATCAGCAGTAAAAGAATTATGTacaaaggcaaaggaaatATTGATGGAGGAAGGCAATGTACAATACGTTGATAGTCCAGTGACC ATTTGTGGAGATATACATGGTCAGTTTTTCGATCTTATGGAGCTTTTCAAGATTGCAGGATTTTGTCCCGAGACAAACTACATCTTTATGG GTGATTTTGTCGACCGAGGATTCTACTCTGTTGaaaccttcctccttctcctacTATTGAAAGTCAGATATCCTGACCGTATCACTCTTATTCGAGGCAATCACGAGTCACGGCAAATCACTCAAGTTTATGGATTCTATGACGAGTGTCAGAGAAAATACGGGAGTTCAAATGTTTGGAGATACTGTTGCGACGTCTTTGACTACCTGAGTCTGGGCTGCGTGGTCGACGGGCGGGTATTCTGTGTTCATGGAGGATTAAGTCCTGCTGTCCACCGGTTAGATCAA ATAAGGGTGATAGATAGGCGGCAAGAGGTGCCTCATGAGGGGCCCATGTGCGATCTGTTATGGTCAGATCCTGACG aggagatacAAGGCTGGGGTATGTCACCAAGAGGAGCAGGTTTCTTGTTTGGACGGGATGTTGTCGAA CAATTTAATCACGCGAACGACATAGAATTAGTGGCTAGAGCACATCAGCTGGTGATGGAAGGGTACAAG CTCATGTTCGACCGGCGAATCGTCACCGTCTGGTCAGCTCCCAATTACTGTTACAG ATGTGGGAACACAGCAAGCGTTCTCGAATTAGACGAGAATTTACGCCAAGAATACAAAACCTTTGACGCAGCGCCCCCAGATGCGCGCTCGATACCGCAAAAACGACCTATGACGCATGAGTACTTTTTATAG
- a CDS encoding mitochondrial protein, giving the protein MPLRLFLSRVPLSQQLPSKLLRQPSLRRAQSSSSDSRSSHPGVQQSFEALASDLLTTPSTLSSSGLKRSTPEAPRTSIKPPSLPPVQLSRNPYAGQYAISEDDLDDPFETEIAVEEPKGLAVPPRRRRLAGRQSAATARPQRIINLSPHDTVSVYPSFISLTSHGRTGVITNARLLDACHCKKCRDPSTRQMNTTTGEAVRESKIARITRGNSVRKGGVRKDGLVVSWGDGMKHMSFFPLHRLRSMLERDMGTVYRSPSFVHQTWDGESLSLTNLRFQYSNLSESLLKVLEQLQVYGIVVIEGVPTDPTDDKECMLRKVTAMIGKIRNTFYGETWDVKSMKQSKNIAYTNLNLGLHMDLLYFSSPPRFQALHCLRNRVEGGSSYFVDSFRTVSDLPRDQFEFLQKINITYQYDNDNHYLRYRHPIISSDFVRGRGNRHAAVNWSPPFRAAAEALDFPQHDFVAAAKHEQKVLQAIADFEERLSDPRYRYEFTMQEGDLVLFDNRRVLHARTAFHDKKDMEVEEEEEERIEQKSETETNKEPTRWLKGCYLDGEAVWDKLATLRKQSLERRATSTVVQ; this is encoded by the exons ATGCCTCTTCGACTATTCCTGTCTCGCGTTCCACTAAGCCAGCAATTGCCGAGTAAACTTCTGCGTCAACCATCGCTGCGTCGTGCTCAGAGCTCTAGTTCGGATTCACGATCCTCGCATCCCGGGGTGCAACAAAGCTTCGAGGCACTCGCCTCTGACCTCCTCACCACTCCTAGCACACTTTCGTCCTCTGGATTGAAGAGATCTACACCAGAGGCTCCGCGAACATCCATCAAGCCACCTAGTTTGCCCCCAGTCCAACTTAGTCGTAACCCCTATGCTGGACAATATGCGATCTCTGAAGATGACTTGGATGATCCTTTTGAGACAGAAATTGCTGTTGAAGAACCTAAAGGTCTTGCGGTGCCTCCCAGGCGCAGACGCTTAGCTGGGCGGCAGAGCGCGGCAACAGCACGACCACAGAGAATTATCAATCTTTCGCCTCATGATACTGTCTCGGTGTATCCCAGTTTTATCTCTTTAACATCCCACGGTAGGACGGGAGTCATCACCAACGCACGATTACTTGATGCTTGCCACTGCAAGAAATGCAGAGACCCATCTACCCGACAAATGAATACTACTACAGGAGAAGCCGTTCGCGAGTCCAAAATAGCAAGGATCACCAGAGGCAATTCAGTTCGTAAAGGTGGCGTTCGCAAAGACGGACTTGTGGTGAGCTGGGGTGACGGGATGAAGCATATGAgtttctttcctctccacaGATTACGATCGATGTTAGAAAGAGACATGGGCACCGTTTATCGCAGCCCAAGTTTTGTACACCAGACTTGGGACGGGGAATCGCTTTCTCTTACCAATCTAAGATTCCAATACTCGAATCTGTCTGAATCCCTGTTGAAAGTTTTAGAACAGCTCCAGGTGTACGGTATCGTCGTGATAGAAGGCGTACCTACGGACCCTACAGATGATAAGGAATGCATGCTGAGAAAAGTGACCGCTATGATCGGGAAGATTAGAAACACATTCTACGGGGAAACATGGGATGTGAAAAGCATGAAACAGAGCAAGAATATTGC TTATACCAATCTCAACCTTGGTTTACATATGGATCTTCTTTACTTTTCATCCCCTCCTCGCTTCCAAGCTCTTCACTGCCTCCGTAACAGGGTTGAAGGGGGTAGCTCTTACTTTGTTGACTCTTTTCGCACCGTCTCCGACCTACCACGAGATCAATTCGAATTCCTGCAGAAAATCAATATAACCTATCAATACGACAATGACAATCATTATCTTCGCTATCGTCATCCCATCATCAGTTCTGATTTTGTCCGTGGTCGAGGCAATCGGCATGCCGCCGTTAACTGGAGTCCCCCTTTCCGCGCCGCTGCCGAAGCTTTGGACTTTCCCCAGCATGATTTCGTTGCGGCCGCCAAGCACGAACAAAAAGTGCTTCAAGCTATTGCGGATTTTGAAGAACGCCTAAGCGACCCTCGTTATCGATATGAGTTTACCATGCAAGAAGGGGACCTAGTGCTGTTCGACAACCGAAGAGTCCTGCATGCACGCACGGCGTTCCACGATAAGAAAGATATggaagtagaagaagaggaagaagaaagaattgAGCAGAAATCGGAGACGGAAACCAACAAGGAACCTACTAGGTGGCTGAAGGGATGTTATTTGGATGGCGAAGCTGTATGGGACAAGTTGGCCACGTTAAGGAAACAGTCTTTGGAAAGGAGAGCGACTTCCACGGTGGTTCAATAA